A portion of the Chondrinema litorale genome contains these proteins:
- a CDS encoding OmpA family protein produces the protein MVLFVEQSIIKLGNFIHKYFFIILLSLSMSTLVYSQKKLNSKKDPEVKEKTLRVQKFIPTDTSSVFELPKIDFKNINLIVDYYKPAKLAEIERLKRNKQWDEFMLKLYDYVSNFGIKNFIYDLDKVWMLARVAEAQGQMELTKELYRVLIKHYRGDLQQALHYYDSIAHYDKVLYADIEDYYRLIEKRKQIDTLMPPKDIMLEMGDGVNSPYDDYGLTISGEYDDLIIFTSSRNIDTVRYKLDIGNVRQNEDIYISKKDIALDEWGKAEPFKALNSEDNEGSPCMSRDGRHIVFARCNSEDGLGDCDLYITNLENDSVWSEPKNLGANVNSYAWDSHPAFSISGDTLFFSSSRRGGFGGTDIYYSIKDQKTGDWEKAQNIGPIINTRDSEVSPYPHPKYNVLYFSSNGHMLNFGDFDIFKTYRVENSWTEPYNVGPLVNGEGNEFYFTIDSESKWLFYAKSVGPEEENLDLQSFPLPMDAKPNSVVKFRGRIIEPTTGEVFQGVVTVIDMDEGDEVAPRKTYADGSFEFELIDKRNYLIIVEGDNFFDIEQVFYLEGDTTMDIEATDAASTISFESIDFEKGSSTLQPIMENNLHLIIDFLSDHPNFNLKIVGHTDSDGNPEDNFNLSLERAKVIRDYIISYGLFDNDRVQAYGLGSSQPLIENEITEEDKKKNRRVEFNLYHVNPKDSKTE, from the coding sequence ATGGTTTTATTTGTCGAACAAAGTATTATCAAGTTGGGGAATTTTATTCATAAATATTTCTTTATCATTCTTTTAAGCCTGTCTATGAGTACATTGGTGTATTCACAGAAGAAGCTTAATTCTAAAAAGGATCCTGAAGTTAAAGAAAAGACCTTACGTGTACAGAAATTTATACCTACTGATACATCTTCTGTTTTTGAATTACCTAAAATTGATTTTAAAAACATCAATTTAATCGTAGATTATTACAAACCTGCCAAACTGGCAGAAATTGAGCGATTAAAGCGTAATAAGCAGTGGGATGAATTCATGCTTAAGCTCTATGACTATGTGAGCAATTTTGGTATAAAAAACTTCATCTATGACTTGGATAAAGTATGGATGCTAGCAAGAGTTGCTGAAGCACAAGGACAAATGGAACTTACCAAAGAACTTTACAGAGTTTTAATTAAGCATTACAGGGGAGACTTACAGCAAGCATTGCACTATTACGATTCAATAGCCCACTACGATAAAGTATTGTATGCTGATATTGAAGATTATTATCGCTTAATTGAAAAACGTAAGCAAATAGATACTTTAATGCCTCCCAAAGATATTATGCTTGAAATGGGAGATGGAGTAAATTCTCCTTATGATGATTACGGCTTAACGATTTCTGGTGAATATGACGATTTAATAATTTTTACTTCTAGTAGAAATATCGATACAGTTAGATATAAACTAGATATCGGAAACGTAAGGCAAAACGAAGATATTTATATTTCTAAGAAAGATATTGCTCTTGATGAGTGGGGGAAAGCAGAGCCTTTTAAAGCATTAAATTCAGAAGATAATGAAGGCTCACCATGTATGAGTAGAGATGGTCGGCATATAGTTTTTGCAAGGTGTAATAGTGAAGATGGTCTAGGTGATTGCGATTTATATATTACCAATCTAGAAAATGATAGTGTTTGGAGTGAACCTAAAAACTTGGGTGCTAATGTAAATAGTTACGCTTGGGACTCACATCCAGCATTTTCGATTAGTGGTGATACCTTATTTTTTTCCTCAAGTAGAAGAGGAGGTTTTGGAGGAACTGATATTTATTATTCAATTAAAGATCAAAAAACTGGAGACTGGGAAAAAGCCCAAAACATTGGCCCAATAATTAATACAAGAGATAGTGAAGTAAGCCCATATCCGCATCCAAAATATAATGTACTATATTTTTCATCAAATGGTCATATGTTGAACTTTGGTGATTTTGATATTTTTAAAACTTATAGAGTAGAAAACAGCTGGACGGAACCCTACAATGTTGGGCCTTTGGTAAATGGTGAGGGGAATGAGTTTTATTTTACTATAGATTCTGAATCTAAATGGCTATTTTATGCCAAATCAGTTGGTCCTGAAGAAGAGAATTTAGATTTACAATCTTTCCCATTACCGATGGATGCCAAGCCAAATAGTGTGGTGAAGTTTAGAGGAAGAATAATTGAACCTACTACTGGTGAAGTTTTTCAAGGAGTAGTTACTGTGATTGATATGGACGAAGGTGACGAAGTTGCCCCTCGAAAAACTTATGCAGATGGTTCTTTTGAATTTGAATTGATAGATAAAAGGAATTATTTAATTATTGTTGAAGGAGATAATTTCTTTGATATTGAGCAAGTGTTCTATTTGGAAGGTGATACAACTATGGACATTGAAGCAACAGATGCTGCTAGCACAATTTCATTTGAATCTATAGATTTTGAAAAAGGGAGCTCCACTTTACAGCCCATTATGGAGAATAACCTGCATTTAATTATCGATTTTCTCTCAGATCATCCAAATTTTAATCTTAAAATTGTAGGTCATACAGATTCTGATGGTAATCCGGAAGATAATTTTAATCTTTCGTTAGAGAGAGCTAAGGTTATTAGAGACTATATTATTTCTTATGGTTTGTTTGATAATGATAGAGTACAAGCATATGGTTTAGGTAGTAGCCAACCATTAATTGAAAACGAGATTACAGAAGAAGATAAAAAGAAGAATAGACGTGTTGAGTTTAATCTCTATCATGTAAATCCAAAAGATTCTAAAACAGAATAA
- the lon gene encoding endopeptidase La, producing the protein MKEKKPIHTFHMSEIADMESDQLIPIIPGDEEDDTTYVHGAELELPLLPIRNTVLFPGVVIPITVGRQKSVRLVKKAYKGDKTIGVIAQKNAQSDEPEEKDLYRVGTIAKILKLLVLPDGNTTIIIQGRSKFELVDIIKETPYMVAKVTVQKDKFPSKSSKETKALVSSLKEAASKILKLNPEIPQEAQVALDNISNPSFLMYFLSSNINADVKDKQALLELTNGKERATRLLEHMLKEIQMLELKQEIQSKVHSDIDQQQRDYFLRQQMKVLQDELGIEGPDQEIESLKLKAQKKKWPDVVKKHFDKEILKVSRINPASAEYPILINYCELLVDLPWSDQTVDNFDLDKAQKILDKDHYGLEKVKERIIEYLAVLKLKQNLRGPILCLYGPPGVGKTSLGRSIAQALNRKYVRMSLGGVRDEAEIRGHRKTYVGAMPGRILQNLKKVGSSNPVFILDEIDKTGSDFRGDPSSALLEVLDPEQNSTFVDNYLELEYDLSKILFIATANSLDTIHPALRDRMEIIEVNGYTLEEKMEIAKKHLIPKQRKDHGLSAKDVSFDKTGLQAVVEGFTRESGVRSLERQIGSIIRNVAKSVAMEKEYQKKITPARVEEILGTPVFDKEMYQDNETAGVVTGLAWTSSGGEILFIESSLYKGKGKLILSGQLGDVMKESATAALSFLKTFAEELKLDYKLFDDYDLHVHVPAGAVPKDGPSAGITILTSLASVFTQRKVKANLAMTGEITLTGRVLPVGGIKEKLLAARRAGMKELIFCSKNKKDVEEIDERYRSNLKIHFVDHAREVLDIALLKTKVDNPIKFNQN; encoded by the coding sequence ATGAAGGAAAAAAAGCCGATTCATACTTTTCACATGAGTGAAATAGCAGATATGGAATCTGACCAATTGATTCCAATTATTCCTGGAGATGAGGAAGATGATACAACATATGTACATGGAGCAGAACTAGAACTGCCTTTGCTACCAATCAGAAATACTGTCTTATTTCCCGGAGTTGTAATTCCTATAACTGTAGGTCGTCAAAAATCTGTAAGACTTGTTAAAAAAGCTTATAAAGGTGATAAAACAATTGGGGTTATTGCTCAAAAAAACGCTCAAAGTGACGAGCCTGAAGAAAAAGACTTATATAGAGTTGGAACCATAGCAAAAATTCTAAAGCTTTTAGTTTTACCTGATGGTAATACAACTATTATTATACAGGGCAGAAGTAAATTTGAACTGGTTGACATCATTAAGGAAACTCCTTACATGGTTGCAAAAGTTACTGTTCAAAAAGATAAATTCCCCTCTAAGAGCTCTAAGGAAACTAAAGCATTAGTTTCTTCACTTAAAGAAGCTGCTAGTAAAATATTAAAACTCAATCCTGAAATACCTCAGGAAGCACAGGTTGCTTTAGACAATATAAGTAACCCAAGTTTTTTAATGTACTTTCTTTCTTCTAATATAAATGCTGATGTTAAAGACAAACAGGCATTATTAGAGCTTACCAATGGCAAAGAACGAGCTACAAGACTTTTAGAGCATATGCTAAAGGAAATTCAGATGCTCGAACTGAAGCAAGAAATACAAAGCAAAGTACATTCTGACATTGATCAGCAGCAAAGAGATTATTTTCTGCGTCAGCAGATGAAAGTGTTGCAAGATGAGCTAGGTATAGAAGGCCCTGACCAGGAAATTGAAAGTCTCAAATTAAAGGCTCAAAAGAAAAAATGGCCAGACGTAGTAAAAAAACATTTTGATAAAGAAATTTTAAAAGTAAGTAGAATTAACCCTGCTTCTGCAGAATACCCAATCTTAATTAATTATTGTGAATTGCTGGTAGATTTACCATGGAGTGACCAAACTGTCGATAATTTTGATCTAGATAAGGCACAAAAAATTCTCGACAAAGACCATTACGGTTTAGAAAAAGTAAAAGAAAGAATAATAGAATACCTCGCTGTTTTAAAATTAAAGCAAAACTTAAGAGGTCCAATTCTTTGTTTATATGGCCCTCCGGGTGTTGGTAAAACCTCTTTAGGTAGATCTATAGCACAGGCATTAAATCGTAAGTATGTAAGAATGTCTTTAGGTGGTGTAAGAGATGAAGCAGAAATAAGAGGACATAGAAAAACTTATGTGGGTGCAATGCCAGGTAGAATTCTTCAAAACCTTAAAAAGGTTGGCTCATCTAATCCTGTATTTATATTAGACGAAATAGATAAAACTGGCTCAGATTTTAGAGGAGACCCATCTTCTGCCCTACTCGAAGTACTCGACCCAGAACAGAATAGCACTTTTGTAGATAACTATCTAGAACTTGAGTACGATCTTTCTAAGATTCTTTTTATAGCTACCGCTAACTCTTTAGATACTATCCATCCTGCTTTGAGAGATAGAATGGAGATTATTGAAGTAAATGGCTATACTTTGGAAGAAAAGATGGAAATAGCTAAAAAACACCTAATTCCAAAGCAGAGAAAAGATCATGGATTATCGGCAAAAGATGTTTCTTTTGACAAAACTGGTTTACAAGCAGTAGTTGAAGGTTTTACTCGTGAGTCTGGTGTTCGTAGTCTTGAGAGACAAATCGGATCTATAATTCGAAACGTTGCTAAATCTGTAGCAATGGAAAAAGAATACCAGAAAAAAATTACTCCAGCTCGTGTAGAAGAAATTCTTGGAACTCCTGTATTTGATAAAGAGATGTACCAAGATAATGAGACTGCAGGTGTGGTAACTGGTCTTGCATGGACTTCTTCTGGTGGAGAAATTCTATTTATTGAATCAAGTCTGTATAAAGGCAAAGGAAAACTTATTCTCTCTGGCCAATTAGGAGATGTAATGAAAGAATCTGCTACAGCAGCTTTATCTTTCCTCAAAACATTTGCTGAAGAATTAAAGCTAGACTATAAATTATTTGACGATTACGATCTACACGTTCACGTTCCGGCAGGAGCTGTTCCGAAAGATGGACCGTCTGCAGGCATTACAATACTTACCTCTTTGGCTTCAGTATTTACGCAAAGAAAAGTGAAAGCTAATTTGGCAATGACAGGTGAGATCACTTTAACTGGTCGTGTATTGCCAGTAGGTGGAATTAAAGAAAAATTACTTGCTGCCAGAAGAGCTGGAATGAAAGAACTGATTTTCTGTTCTAAAAACAAAAAGGATGTAGAAGAAATTGATGAAAGATATAGAAGTAATCTAAAAATCCATTTTGTAGATCATGCCAGAGAAGTTTTAGATATAGCACTTTTAAAAACTAAAGTAGACAACCCTATCAAGTTTAATCAAAACTAA
- the gyrB gene encoding DNA topoisomerase (ATP-hydrolyzing) subunit B translates to MEKKQNYSAGNIQILEGLEAVRKRPAMYIGDIGIKGLHHLIWEVVDNSIDEAMAGYCDTITVQVHEDNSIEVSDNGRGIPTDLHPKENKSALEVVMTVLHAGGKFDKDTYKVSGGLHGVGVSCVNALSAKLEATVHREGSVYQQEYNIGVPQYDVKKIGETEKHGTTVHFWPDTSIFTEKVYNYETISNRLRELAFLNRGITINLVDHRHKEEDGSSKGESFLSEGGLKEFALYLDETRQKLLEEPIYMEGEKSNIQVQVAMLYNNSYTENVHSYVNNINTHEGGTHVAGFRRALTRTLKGYAEKSGMLDKVKVDIAGDDFREGLTAIVSVKVPEPQFEGQTKTKLGNSDAMGAVDTAVSDTLATYLEEHPQVAKTIVQKVILAAQARYAARKAREMVQRKNVLGGGGLPGKLSDCSESDPAVCEVYLVEGDSAGGSAKQGRDRNFQAILPLRGKILNVEKAQEHKIYDNDEIKNMITALGVSFGTQDDEKALNLEKLRYHKIIIMTDADVDGSHIRTLILTFFFRYMKALIEQGYVYIAQPPLYQLKKGKTVRYCWTEQEREQNIRDMAVEGKEGSVNVQRYKGLGEMNPEQLWETTMDPEFRSLKRVDIESAAAADHLFSMLMGDEVAPRREFIEKNAKYANVDI, encoded by the coding sequence ATGGAGAAGAAACAAAACTATTCAGCTGGTAATATTCAGATTCTTGAAGGACTGGAAGCAGTAAGGAAGAGACCAGCAATGTATATTGGAGACATTGGTATTAAAGGCTTGCACCATTTAATTTGGGAGGTTGTAGATAACTCCATTGACGAGGCGATGGCTGGCTATTGTGATACAATTACCGTTCAGGTTCACGAAGATAACTCAATTGAGGTTTCTGATAATGGTAGAGGTATTCCAACTGATTTACACCCTAAAGAAAATAAGTCTGCACTTGAAGTTGTAATGACAGTATTACACGCAGGTGGTAAATTCGATAAAGATACATATAAAGTATCTGGTGGTTTGCACGGTGTGGGTGTATCTTGTGTGAATGCTTTATCAGCAAAACTTGAGGCAACTGTACATCGTGAAGGGTCTGTTTATCAACAAGAATATAATATTGGGGTACCTCAATATGATGTAAAAAAGATTGGTGAAACTGAGAAACATGGTACTACAGTACATTTCTGGCCAGATACAAGCATTTTTACTGAAAAGGTTTACAATTACGAAACTATTAGTAACAGATTAAGAGAACTAGCTTTCCTTAATAGAGGTATTACTATAAACCTTGTAGACCACAGGCATAAAGAAGAAGATGGTTCTTCTAAGGGTGAATCTTTCTTATCTGAAGGTGGTCTTAAAGAATTTGCACTTTATCTTGACGAAACCAGACAAAAATTATTAGAGGAGCCTATCTACATGGAAGGCGAAAAGTCTAATATTCAGGTACAAGTAGCAATGTTGTATAACAACTCATATACTGAGAATGTACATTCTTATGTAAACAACATTAATACACACGAAGGTGGTACACACGTAGCAGGTTTCCGTAGAGCACTTACAAGAACTTTAAAAGGTTACGCAGAGAAATCTGGTATGCTCGATAAAGTGAAAGTTGATATTGCTGGTGATGATTTTAGAGAAGGTTTAACAGCGATTGTTTCTGTAAAAGTACCAGAACCACAGTTCGAGGGACAGACAAAAACAAAATTAGGTAACAGTGATGCAATGGGTGCTGTGGATACAGCAGTAAGTGATACGCTTGCTACATATCTTGAGGAACATCCACAAGTTGCTAAAACCATTGTACAAAAAGTAATACTTGCTGCTCAGGCCAGATATGCTGCCAGAAAAGCAAGAGAAATGGTACAGAGAAAGAACGTTTTAGGTGGTGGAGGTTTACCTGGTAAGCTATCTGACTGTTCTGAAAGTGATCCGGCAGTTTGTGAAGTATACCTAGTGGAGGGTGACTCTGCGGGTGGTTCTGCAAAGCAAGGTAGAGATAGAAATTTTCAGGCTATTTTACCTTTAAGAGGTAAAATTCTGAATGTTGAAAAAGCGCAGGAACACAAAATTTATGATAATGATGAAATAAAAAATATGATTACTGCGCTAGGTGTTTCTTTTGGGACACAAGATGATGAAAAAGCGCTTAATCTTGAGAAGCTTCGCTATCATAAGATAATAATCATGACGGATGCTGATGTGGATGGTAGCCACATTAGAACTCTAATTTTAACATTCTTCTTCCGTTATATGAAAGCATTAATTGAGCAAGGTTATGTATATATCGCACAACCACCTTTGTATCAATTAAAAAAAGGTAAAACAGTAAGATATTGCTGGACTGAGCAAGAGAGAGAGCAAAATATTAGAGATATGGCTGTAGAAGGCAAAGAAGGTTCAGTAAACGTACAGCGTTACAAAGGTCTTGGTGAGATGAACCCTGAACAACTTTGGGAAACTACCATGGATCCAGAATTTAGAAGTTTAAAAAGAGTAGATATTGAATCTGCTGCTGCTGCGGATCATTTATTCTCAATGTTGATGGGTGACGAAGTTGCTCCACGTAGAGAGTTTATCGAGAAAAATGCTAAATATGCAAATGTTGATATTTAA
- the xseB gene encoding exodeoxyribonuclease VII small subunit codes for MEKNETNINYEEALAELEEIRDALEDDLVSVDDLSEKVKRAYWLISYCKGRLIKTEEDLTSLLQNDEA; via the coding sequence ATGGAAAAAAACGAAACTAACATAAATTATGAAGAGGCTTTGGCAGAGCTAGAAGAAATAAGAGATGCCTTAGAAGATGATCTTGTTTCTGTAGACGATCTGTCAGAGAAAGTGAAAAGAGCTTATTGGCTCATTTCTTATTGCAAAGGAAGATTAATTAAAACAGAAGAAGATTTAACGTCATTATTACAAAATGATGAAGCTTAA
- the xseA gene encoding exodeoxyribonuclease VII large subunit produces MKYFTLLQLNKSIQKLIHGIQKDFWITAELAQFQLREHAYLEFVQKDENRIVAKARGLIWADTFEKLYESLGDGIFEILKEGSEVLVQVRVTYHEVHGISLMVLDLDEKFTIGSLELKRRETLEKLEKEQLLALQKQINLAVVPQRLAIISSKEAAGFTDFMNQLENNSWNFIFHTTIFEAGVQGQRAVSEIINQLNKINLKDFDAVIIIRGGGSRLDLEAFNDYELAKAIAVHKLPVLTGIGHQRDESVCDIVANAALKTPTAVAEFLIQRALTYWNEIATFYQEITQLTSNKLSNEKSFLKDLKNDISRLGNKTLQQKQRGIAGLELEISKELKYRLKSENQKLESLERQVIQLDPQNLLNRGYSITLKNNKPVINGDEVQVGDEIESVLKDGKIISKVLATNGKKRN; encoded by the coding sequence TTGAAGTATTTTACCCTTTTACAACTCAATAAAAGTATACAAAAACTGATTCACGGAATTCAGAAAGATTTCTGGATTACTGCTGAGTTAGCACAGTTTCAATTGCGAGAGCATGCCTATCTAGAATTTGTTCAAAAAGATGAAAACAGAATAGTTGCAAAAGCAAGAGGGCTCATTTGGGCAGATACTTTTGAAAAACTATATGAAAGTTTGGGTGATGGCATTTTTGAAATTTTAAAAGAAGGTTCTGAAGTTTTAGTACAGGTTCGAGTAACTTACCATGAGGTACACGGCATATCGCTAATGGTACTTGATCTGGATGAAAAATTTACTATAGGTTCACTCGAATTAAAAAGGAGAGAGACGCTTGAGAAGTTGGAAAAAGAGCAATTGCTAGCTTTACAAAAGCAAATAAATTTAGCTGTTGTACCGCAAAGGCTCGCAATTATTTCTTCTAAAGAAGCTGCTGGTTTTACAGATTTTATGAATCAGCTAGAAAACAACTCTTGGAATTTTATTTTTCATACTACAATATTTGAAGCTGGTGTACAAGGGCAAAGAGCTGTATCAGAAATAATAAATCAACTTAATAAAATTAATTTAAAGGATTTTGATGCAGTAATAATCATACGTGGAGGAGGTTCGAGGCTAGACTTAGAGGCATTTAATGATTATGAACTTGCCAAGGCAATTGCAGTACACAAATTACCAGTGTTGACAGGTATTGGCCATCAAAGAGACGAGTCTGTTTGTGATATTGTGGCAAATGCAGCACTAAAAACGCCAACCGCTGTAGCTGAGTTTTTAATTCAGCGTGCACTTACTTATTGGAATGAAATTGCCACGTTTTATCAAGAAATTACTCAGTTAACTTCTAATAAATTGAGCAATGAAAAAAGTTTTTTGAAAGATCTAAAAAATGATATTTCAAGACTTGGAAATAAAACACTGCAACAGAAACAAAGAGGTATTGCTGGTTTAGAGCTAGAGATAAGTAAGGAATTAAAATACCGTTTAAAAAGCGAGAATCAGAAATTAGAATCTTTAGAAAGACAAGTGATTCAACTTGATCCACAAAATTTATTAAATCGAGGATATAGTATCACCTTAAAAAATAATAAACCTGTAATTAATGGTGATGAGGTGCAGGTAGGAGATGAGATAGAAAGTGTTTTGAAAGATGGAAAGATAATTAGTAAAGTATTAGCTACAAATGGAAAAAAACGAAACTAA
- the ppk1 gene encoding polyphosphate kinase 1, which translates to MINEESTSVMDATSYFNRDLSWLSFNKRLLIEALDRRVPLYERIKFLAIYSSNLDEFFRVRVAAIQSLGEINKKKINKNLGFEPKELLQLIHKEVDQQQQEFGRIFREELIPALSEKSIILYDDAPTSEIHKKYITSFFRSKVLAYLQPVLLKPENKTPFLENRCLYFIVELCREDTPEEVQYGLINIPSNDLDRFLQLPELNGKQYFIFLDDVIKMNLKTVFPGFKVKNSYSIKINRDADLQIEDEYEGDLIEKISKHLSKRNIGPPSRFLYDSTMPENILSFLTSALNIENEEIVSGGKYHNFYDFFALPNPLKPALQEKRYLPLEHQKFEQYDSFFDAMDTEDLIFHFPYQSYDNVLRFFNESAIDPYVEEIKVTVYRIASNSLIANALISAAKNGKKVSVFVEVKARFDEANNLRWAAEMEKAGVEIYFSIPGLKVHAKIALVTRIKDGIKKRYAFYGTGNFNEKTATIYADHGLFSANEEMNLELKSVFRFLGKRNDTPELKHLLVAQVNLQERFIEAIENEIEIAKSGKKAYILIKLNNLEDKVMIDKLYEASQAGVEIDLIIRGICCLRPGLVGISENIKIKRIVDMYLEHARAFLFYNNGNNDLYLGSSDWMKRNLYRRIEVCYPIYNDKIKKEILHILDLQLNDDAKAVMLNADMDNIRLEEKTGLRAQVAIYNWLKEIGNN; encoded by the coding sequence ATGATAAATGAGGAAAGTACATCAGTAATGGATGCAACCAGTTATTTTAACCGTGACTTAAGTTGGTTAAGTTTTAATAAGAGATTATTAATTGAGGCATTAGACCGCAGAGTTCCATTATATGAGAGAATTAAGTTTTTAGCAATTTATTCATCTAATCTAGACGAATTTTTTAGAGTTAGAGTAGCTGCTATACAGAGTTTAGGTGAAATAAATAAAAAGAAGATAAATAAGAATCTAGGCTTTGAACCAAAGGAACTTTTACAGTTAATACATAAAGAGGTAGACCAACAGCAACAAGAGTTTGGTAGAATTTTTAGAGAAGAGCTAATTCCTGCACTGTCAGAAAAAAGCATAATTCTATATGATGATGCTCCAACATCTGAAATTCATAAGAAATATATAACCAGTTTTTTTAGAAGTAAAGTGTTGGCTTATTTACAGCCTGTTTTACTTAAACCAGAAAATAAAACTCCATTTCTCGAAAACAGGTGTTTATATTTTATAGTAGAACTTTGTAGAGAAGATACTCCAGAAGAAGTGCAATATGGTTTGATCAATATTCCATCTAACGATCTCGATAGGTTTCTGCAATTACCAGAACTTAATGGAAAGCAGTATTTTATATTTCTTGATGATGTAATTAAAATGAACCTGAAAACGGTATTTCCCGGTTTCAAAGTAAAAAATTCTTACAGCATTAAAATAAATAGAGATGCAGATTTACAAATCGAAGATGAATATGAAGGCGATTTAATAGAAAAAATAAGCAAGCACTTATCTAAAAGAAATATAGGGCCACCAAGTAGATTTTTATACGATAGCACTATGCCCGAAAATATTCTCTCTTTTTTAACGAGTGCATTAAATATAGAAAATGAGGAAATTGTATCTGGTGGAAAATATCATAATTTCTATGATTTCTTCGCTTTGCCTAATCCTTTAAAACCTGCTTTACAAGAGAAGAGATATTTGCCTTTAGAGCATCAAAAATTTGAGCAATACGATTCTTTTTTTGATGCTATGGATACAGAAGATTTAATTTTCCATTTCCCTTATCAGTCTTACGATAATGTTTTAAGGTTTTTTAATGAGTCTGCCATCGATCCTTATGTGGAGGAAATTAAAGTAACCGTATACCGAATTGCATCTAATTCACTTATTGCAAATGCTCTAATTAGTGCAGCTAAAAATGGCAAAAAGGTAAGTGTATTTGTAGAGGTTAAGGCTCGCTTTGATGAAGCAAATAATTTGCGTTGGGCAGCAGAAATGGAGAAGGCTGGTGTAGAAATCTACTTTAGTATTCCGGGTTTAAAAGTGCATGCAAAAATTGCTTTGGTTACCAGAATAAAAGATGGCATTAAAAAGCGCTATGCGTTTTATGGTACGGGTAATTTTAATGAGAAAACGGCTACTATTTATGCCGATCATGGGCTGTTTTCTGCTAATGAAGAAATGAATTTGGAATTGAAATCAGTTTTCAGGTTTTTGGGTAAAAGAAACGATACACCAGAGCTAAAGCATTTGTTAGTAGCTCAAGTAAATTTACAAGAGCGATTTATTGAAGCTATAGAAAATGAGATTGAAATTGCAAAGAGCGGTAAAAAAGCATACATTCTAATTAAGCTCAATAATCTGGAAGACAAAGTGATGATTGATAAATTGTATGAAGCATCGCAAGCAGGAGTAGAAATAGATTTGATTATTAGAGGTATTTGTTGCTTAAGGCCTGGCTTAGTAGGTATTAGCGAGAATATAAAAATTAAAAGAATTGTAGATATGTATCTAGAGCATGCTAGGGCATTTTTATTCTATAATAATGGAAACAACGATTTGTATCTGGGTTCTTCCGATTGGATGAAAAGAAACTTGTATCGTAGAATAGAAGTTTGCTATCCTATTTATAATGATAAGATTAAAAAAGAGATTTTGCACATACTAGATTTACAATTAAATGATGATGCAAAAGCGGTGATGCTAAATGCTGATATGGATAATATTCGGTTAGAAGAAAAAACCGGATTAAGAGCACAAGTGGCCATTTACAATTGGCTAAAAGAAATAGGTAATAATTGA